One Xylocopa sonorina isolate GNS202 unplaced genomic scaffold, iyXylSono1_principal scaffold0014, whole genome shotgun sequence genomic window carries:
- the LOC143431772 gene encoding histone-lysine N-methyltransferase SETMAR-like, whose translation MEDGKVHFRHVMLHCFKKGSTSKDTAKEICDVYGGLEPSTTDTDLIKAYIDENPRSSVREVADAINIPRTTIHEHLRKLGYVNRYEVWVPHQLTESNLLNRISTCDLLIQRNEREPFLKKLITGDESWILYDNTARKRSWSTRDKCPPTIARLGLHPKKVLLSIWWDWKDILYYELLPEGQTINSEKYCTQLEKLKDAIRTERPELVNRHGVVFHHDSARPHVSLAIFLEHCTIRLLSVPFPKEFSS comes from the exons ATGGAAGACGGAAAGGTGCATTTTCGTCATGTTATGCTTCACTGTTTTAAAAAAGGCAGTACGTCTAAAGACACTGCAAAGGAGATTTGTGACGTTTATG GAGGTTTAGAGCCATCCACCACCGATACTGACCTCATCAAGGCCTACATCGATGAAAACCCAAGATCTAGTGTTCGTGAGGTAGCAGATGCTATAAACATTCCGCGAACAACAATTCATGAACATTTAAGAAAGCTTGGGTACGTTAATCGCTACGAAGTCTGGGTACCACATCAACTGACAGAGAGCAATCTTCTGAATCGGATCTCGACATGCGATTTGCTAATCCAACGCAATGAAAGAGAACCATTTTTGAAAAAGTTAATTACTGGTGATGAAAGTTGGATTCTCTACGACAACACTGCACGCAAACGATCTTGGTCGACTCGAGATAAGTGTCCTCCAACCATAGCAAGACTTGGACTTCACCCGAAGAAAGTGCTGCTTTCAATTTGGTGGGACTGGAAGGATATTCTCTATTACGAGTTACTTCCGGAAGGACAGACAATTAACAGTGAAAAATATTGCACACAATTAGAAAAACTTAAGGACGCCATTAGAACGGAACGGCCTGAACTGGTGAACAGACATGGCGTTGTGTTCCATCACGACAGCGCAAGGCCGCACGTTTCTTTAGCGATTTTTCTAGA ACATTGCACCATCAGACTACTATCTGTTCCTTTTCCTAAAGAATTTTCTTCGTAA